In Symmachiella dynata, the following are encoded in one genomic region:
- a CDS encoding PcfJ domain-containing protein, producing MCIHHGRRSSKVWLDRLIRKSADCSPRHARSYWQIIDAVRRSSDLLRPASVWGSSSGEQAARVVTACARIALHSDDWHADQWERSPEQWRPPCGSAHEQLSSLVHHLFDRYPVPSFLTNVWWADGEESWPRELYLHLARGAGIRSFQLPFEFPLTKPVARWFAEAPDGLSPFAALRWSQVRALGGDDRLACLIAKDTLLRAPTVDDAYWESVLRFLVRNMPICRDEIQSIIRFIFEQRFRPAELIWGHGGGPAPLQPDFSLRGRSLMSLRRHMANWRDEVQLQLLLPGAKKFWEPTNIGDFHCIQNDAIWTIRELLTDRDLYIDGENMRHCVATYIKACSRRKTSIWSMRVRRGDVRRRVLTIEVRPRSKLVWQAQGKRNTDPTPDAMQILRQWAAQEQLDLSELV from the coding sequence ATGTGTATTCATCATGGCCGTCGGAGTTCGAAGGTTTGGCTGGATCGCCTGATCCGCAAATCGGCCGACTGCAGCCCTCGTCATGCGCGAAGCTATTGGCAGATCATTGACGCTGTGCGCCGTTCGAGCGATCTTTTGCGTCCCGCTTCTGTATGGGGCTCCTCGTCTGGTGAGCAAGCCGCGCGCGTTGTCACTGCCTGCGCGCGGATCGCATTGCATAGCGACGATTGGCATGCCGATCAATGGGAGCGGTCGCCTGAACAGTGGCGTCCGCCCTGCGGAAGTGCGCACGAACAGTTGTCGTCGTTGGTGCACCACCTGTTTGATCGATATCCGGTCCCGTCGTTTCTGACCAACGTGTGGTGGGCCGATGGCGAGGAGAGCTGGCCCCGGGAACTGTACCTGCATCTCGCACGCGGCGCCGGCATTCGTAGTTTTCAATTGCCGTTTGAGTTTCCGTTGACTAAACCGGTCGCGCGGTGGTTTGCGGAAGCTCCAGACGGCCTGTCGCCATTCGCGGCATTACGTTGGTCGCAAGTCCGCGCGCTGGGAGGTGATGACCGATTGGCCTGCTTGATTGCCAAGGATACGTTACTTCGCGCACCAACGGTTGATGATGCTTACTGGGAGTCCGTATTGCGGTTTTTGGTGCGCAATATGCCCATTTGTCGAGACGAAATCCAAAGCATCATCAGGTTCATTTTTGAGCAGCGGTTTCGACCGGCCGAATTGATCTGGGGGCACGGAGGGGGCCCGGCGCCGTTGCAACCCGACTTTTCTTTGCGCGGACGCTCCTTGATGTCATTACGGAGACACATGGCAAACTGGCGTGATGAAGTCCAACTCCAGTTGCTGTTACCTGGTGCAAAAAAGTTCTGGGAGCCGACAAATATTGGCGACTTTCATTGCATTCAAAATGATGCCATCTGGACTATTCGCGAGTTGCTTACGGACCGCGACTTGTATATCGATGGGGAAAATATGCGGCATTGTGTGGCAACATACATCAAGGCGTGCTCCCGTCGAAAAACATCGATTTGGTCGATGAGAGTCCGTCGCGGGGACGTTCGGCGTCGCGTCCTAACCATTGAAGTTAGACCACGTTCCAAACTTGTGTGGCAGGCCCAGGGGAAGCGAAATACCGATCCGACGCCCGACGCAATGCAGATTCTCCGCCAGTGGGCGGCACAAGAGCAGTTGGATCTTTCCGAACTTGTTTAA
- a CDS encoding alpha/beta hydrolase, translating into MPCARLETLLRRGLLGLLAAMLLFPVTGCASLLSEIMVSAPNRFNPFGSKNMLSPPERKLLGVDQQFRVEVGPPDAKLAVSVIEPENFAEPRGTILVLHGIWNRSIWMLGTAQMFADEGYRAVLVDLRGHGASTGKWLTYGPRESRDISQVIDALQERELVAGRLGVYGISYGATTSIHVAGGDPRISAVVAVAPFSKMRDEVPDYSRTILPGIEDWVSDDTFEEAVDAAGDQGGFDPDMSDALEAIRKTDAPVLIMHGQDDWLVPPYHSMRLYEAGRDHAELVLMPRLGHISIWFDAEGEVAAKAKNWFERHLASGPKSAAP; encoded by the coding sequence ATGCCGTGCGCTCGTCTTGAAACGCTATTGCGGCGTGGATTGTTGGGGCTCCTCGCAGCGATGCTGTTGTTCCCGGTCACCGGATGCGCGTCATTGCTTTCTGAGATCATGGTCAGCGCGCCGAATCGGTTCAATCCGTTTGGCTCGAAAAACATGCTTTCGCCTCCCGAACGGAAACTCCTGGGAGTCGATCAACAGTTTCGCGTCGAGGTCGGGCCGCCGGATGCCAAGCTTGCTGTTTCGGTGATCGAGCCCGAGAACTTTGCCGAGCCGCGGGGGACAATTCTTGTGCTGCACGGCATTTGGAATCGCAGCATTTGGATGCTGGGCACGGCGCAGATGTTCGCTGATGAAGGTTACCGCGCGGTGCTGGTCGATTTGCGAGGGCACGGAGCGTCGACCGGGAAATGGTTGACCTATGGACCCCGTGAATCGCGCGACATCTCGCAAGTGATCGATGCGTTGCAAGAGCGTGAATTGGTGGCTGGCCGATTGGGTGTGTATGGTATTTCTTATGGAGCAACAACTTCGATCCATGTGGCCGGCGGCGATCCGCGGATTTCTGCCGTGGTGGCCGTTGCGCCGTTTAGCAAAATGCGCGACGAAGTCCCCGACTATTCGCGGACCATCCTGCCGGGCATCGAGGACTGGGTCTCGGACGATACCTTTGAAGAAGCGGTCGATGCAGCCGGCGACCAAGGAGGTTTCGACCCTGACATGTCCGACGCTCTGGAAGCGATTCGCAAGACCGATGCCCCGGTGCTGATCATGCATGGGCAGGACGATTGGTTGGTTCCGCCGTATCACTCGATGCGGCTATACGAAGCGGGACGGGATCATGCCGAATTGGTGCTCATGCCTCGCTTGGGACACATCTCCATCTGGTTTGATGCCGAGGGCGAAGTGGCCGCCAAGGCAAAGAATTGGTTCGAGCGGCATCTGGCAAGCGGACCAAAATCCGCCGCGCCATAA
- a CDS encoding AAA family ATPase, protein MTDSSDKLTPAQFLSQLKRDTSSADDSVAADYGGIPNFDDLDFSDLEQTNATEQDDSEGDEGQDSAEQNDAEESPRDHQQLNELFERVHTLLGTENQQEGDVWSPPEPETIEDTGLGFEEIERLVLKYLMARGAAAGRAVATHICIPFQIIDPLLKSLKADKLVIFKNSATMGDYEYTLTDLGRERARRYSEECTYFGSAMVPLQDYLIAMEVQSIAKQEATEENLKEAFSDLIIEQAMLDQLGPAINSGRGMFLFGYPGNGKTSIAERVTGCFGSTIWIPRTLGIDGDIIRLYDPAIHEKVDDDNKSEGILSMSSYDRRWVQIVRPTVVVGGELTMEELEVRQNPANKLCEAPLQLKSNCGTLVIDDFGRQRMSTDELLNRWIVPLEKRYDFLNLPSGKKIQVPFDQLIIFSTNLEPKDLVDEAFLRRIPYKIEATNPSADMFHQLFELMAPMQGFQYDKGVVDYLIQTHYVETEREMRACHPRDLLLQIRNFCTYKGLPKKMTAEAIDIACSNYFTVM, encoded by the coding sequence ATGACCGACAGCTCCGACAAATTGACACCTGCCCAGTTCCTCTCGCAACTGAAACGGGACACCTCCTCCGCTGACGATTCCGTCGCAGCAGATTATGGGGGCATTCCGAATTTTGACGACCTCGACTTTTCCGACCTCGAGCAAACCAATGCGACAGAGCAGGACGATTCCGAAGGCGACGAAGGACAAGATTCAGCGGAACAAAACGACGCCGAGGAATCGCCGCGCGACCACCAACAACTCAACGAACTGTTCGAGCGGGTGCATACCCTGCTGGGTACGGAAAATCAACAGGAAGGCGACGTCTGGTCGCCGCCCGAACCGGAAACCATCGAGGATACCGGGCTGGGTTTCGAAGAGATCGAACGGTTGGTTCTGAAATACCTGATGGCCCGCGGTGCCGCTGCTGGACGAGCGGTGGCCACGCACATCTGCATACCGTTTCAGATCATCGATCCACTGTTGAAAAGTCTCAAAGCCGATAAGCTTGTGATTTTCAAGAACTCGGCCACGATGGGGGACTACGAATATACGCTCACCGACCTGGGACGCGAACGCGCGCGGCGGTATAGCGAAGAATGCACCTATTTTGGCTCCGCCATGGTGCCGCTGCAGGACTACCTGATTGCGATGGAAGTCCAAAGCATCGCCAAGCAGGAGGCGACCGAAGAAAACCTGAAGGAAGCATTTTCGGATCTGATCATCGAACAAGCGATGCTCGACCAACTCGGACCGGCGATTAACTCGGGACGCGGGATGTTTCTGTTTGGATATCCTGGTAACGGAAAGACCAGTATCGCCGAACGGGTCACCGGTTGTTTTGGGTCCACGATTTGGATTCCCCGAACACTGGGAATCGATGGCGATATCATCCGACTGTACGACCCGGCCATCCACGAAAAAGTCGACGACGATAACAAATCGGAGGGGATCCTCTCCATGAGCTCCTACGACCGCCGTTGGGTACAAATCGTGCGTCCCACGGTCGTCGTCGGTGGTGAATTGACGATGGAAGAGTTGGAAGTCCGGCAGAATCCCGCCAACAAGTTGTGCGAAGCCCCGCTCCAACTGAAAAGCAACTGCGGTACGCTGGTCATCGACGACTTCGGACGGCAACGGATGTCGACCGATGAGTTGCTCAACCGCTGGATCGTCCCGTTGGAAAAACGCTACGACTTTTTGAATCTCCCTTCCGGTAAGAAGATCCAAGTCCCGTTTGACCAGTTGATTATTTTCTCCACAAACCTGGAACCCAAGGACCTGGTGGACGAAGCGTTTCTGCGGCGGATTCCCTATAAGATCGAAGCCACAAACCCCAGCGCAGACATGTTCCATCAACTGTTTGAATTGATGGCACCAATGCAAGGATTTCAATACGACAAAGGGGTCGTGGATTACTTAATTCAAACGCATTACGTCGAAACTGAACGCGAAATGCGGGCTTGCCATCCTCGCGACTTGTTGCTGCAGATCCGCAACTTTTGTACTTATAAAGGGTTGCCCAAGAAAATGACCGCCGAAGCGATCGACATTGCGTGTTCTAATTATTTCACCGTGATGTAA
- a CDS encoding ABC1 kinase family protein — translation MFEARPIRFLRNLGRSREIATVLLNHGFADVVERLRLMRYFQWWRRVVFRRRQPVEPPATRAQRIRRALEELGPTFIKFGQVGSTRPDLLPADVIAELTKLQERVPTFSPERAIKQFADDIGCPVDVAFDEFQRTPLASGSLGQVHLAKLKNGKPVAVKIRRPGVVDEIERDLSLLLELAALAEKYLPEFEVFDPTGLVNQFARTIRREVNFMREARTLDEFRRLFRNDATLFVPSVHWDYTTESVLTMDFVDGLPVSAHEKMLARGISPVDIAANGARIFMKQVFELGLFHGDPHPGNIRVMPDGVICLLDYGMTGRLDDEKREQLLDLMVAVARQDVAGVVKMVLNIGVPFREIDHPLLQSDVRDFVETYYGIDLERINVGNMLTDFVNVLAIHGIRFPADMMLLIRAMVTLEGVGRDLDSHFNMAEHLAPYVQRLVRERYNPRNMIARFIDDTQAMGSVLYDLPVNLGRTLEKISRDDLRVKVEFQDLDRLTTEVDRSSNRVVIGMVLAALIVASSLIIRTGSDHFWISVPVYLLSSFLGLWLIYGIFRSGSL, via the coding sequence TTGTTCGAAGCCCGTCCCATCCGTTTTCTGCGTAATCTGGGACGCAGTCGTGAAATCGCAACCGTGCTCTTAAACCACGGTTTTGCCGATGTCGTGGAACGACTACGGCTAATGCGGTACTTCCAATGGTGGCGGCGGGTTGTGTTTCGTCGCCGGCAACCGGTCGAACCCCCGGCCACACGCGCGCAACGCATTCGCCGCGCGCTGGAGGAGTTGGGACCGACGTTCATCAAGTTCGGACAAGTCGGTAGCACCCGGCCCGACCTGCTCCCAGCCGATGTGATCGCTGAATTAACCAAACTGCAAGAACGGGTCCCCACCTTTTCGCCGGAACGAGCCATCAAGCAGTTCGCCGACGATATCGGCTGCCCGGTCGATGTGGCCTTCGACGAGTTTCAACGGACGCCGCTCGCTTCAGGGTCGCTGGGACAAGTCCATCTTGCCAAATTAAAAAACGGCAAACCGGTTGCAGTGAAGATTCGCCGTCCGGGAGTGGTCGACGAAATCGAACGTGATCTGTCGCTGTTGCTGGAATTGGCGGCGCTGGCTGAAAAATACCTACCGGAATTCGAAGTCTTCGACCCGACCGGTTTGGTGAACCAATTTGCCCGCACCATTCGCCGCGAAGTTAACTTCATGCGCGAAGCGCGGACCTTGGATGAATTTCGCCGCTTGTTTCGCAACGACGCCACGCTGTTCGTGCCGAGCGTCCATTGGGACTACACCACCGAGAGCGTGCTCACAATGGACTTCGTCGACGGCTTGCCGGTCAGCGCGCATGAGAAAATGCTGGCGCGGGGTATCTCACCCGTCGACATCGCAGCCAATGGCGCGCGGATCTTTATGAAACAGGTCTTTGAATTAGGCCTGTTTCACGGCGATCCGCATCCGGGAAACATTCGTGTCATGCCCGATGGTGTGATCTGCCTGTTGGATTACGGCATGACCGGGCGGTTGGACGACGAAAAACGAGAACAACTGTTGGATCTGATGGTGGCCGTTGCCCGACAAGATGTCGCAGGAGTGGTCAAAATGGTGCTCAATATCGGAGTACCCTTCCGCGAGATCGACCATCCGCTTTTGCAAAGCGACGTCCGCGATTTTGTTGAGACCTATTATGGGATCGATTTAGAACGCATCAATGTGGGCAACATGCTCACCGATTTTGTCAACGTGCTGGCCATTCATGGAATCCGCTTTCCGGCGGACATGATGTTGTTGATCCGTGCGATGGTCACCTTAGAAGGAGTCGGCCGCGATTTGGATTCGCACTTCAATATGGCCGAGCATCTCGCCCCGTATGTGCAACGACTTGTCCGCGAACGCTATAACCCGCGGAACATGATTGCCCGCTTTATCGACGACACACAAGCAATGGGCAGCGTGCTGTATGACTTGCCCGTGAATCTCGGCCGGACATTGGAAAAAATCAGCCGTGATGACCTGCGCGTCAAAGTCGAATTCCAAGACCTGGACCGGCTCACCACCGAGGTCGATCGTAGCAGCAACCGTGTTGTCATCGGCATGGTGCTGGCTGCATTGATCGTAGCCTCCTCGCTCATCATCCGCACCGGCTCGGACCACTTTTGGATCAGCGTGCCGGTCTACCTGCTCTCCAGCTTCTTGGGGCTATGGCTCATCTACGGCATCTTCCGCAGCGGCTCGCTCTAG
- a CDS encoding ATP-binding protein produces the protein MTLRSTPSRRIANVYGAPEKPLVAHAKLAVSSDLSELARVREFVRHVCRELDGHALDEPSTTAVQLAATEAASNIMRHAYRGETGRRIDVSGEVLDDRVRIAFAHDGDLFEPEETAEVAEPDVDATTRGGLGMYIMQEFLDEVVHAEDAAQRSSTTLIKNRQR, from the coding sequence ATGACATTACGTTCCACACCCTCGCGACGGATCGCCAATGTCTATGGGGCACCGGAAAAGCCTCTTGTTGCTCATGCCAAGCTTGCCGTCTCCAGCGACTTAAGCGAATTGGCCCGCGTGCGGGAATTCGTACGGCACGTGTGCCGGGAGTTGGATGGCCACGCCTTGGATGAGCCCAGCACCACTGCGGTGCAATTGGCAGCCACCGAAGCAGCCAGCAACATCATGCGGCATGCCTATCGCGGCGAAACCGGACGCAGGATCGATGTCAGCGGAGAGGTCCTGGACGACCGGGTTCGTATCGCATTCGCACACGATGGAGACCTCTTCGAGCCTGAAGAGACCGCCGAGGTTGCTGAACCCGATGTCGACGCCACCACGCGGGGCGGACTGGGGATGTACATCATGCAGGAGTTTCTCGACGAAGTTGTGCATGCCGAAGACGCTGCGCAACGTTCGTCTACCACGTTAATCAAAAATCGACAGCGCTGA
- a CDS encoding STAS domain-containing protein has product MRDKRIDVAVLTVNQDYMDASNAAAVKQDILRQLDGRTQAILDLSRVAFVDSAGLSGLLACLQQVAQAGGDLKLCGITDEVRVLFDLIKMQRLFEIFDSTEQAVLACEG; this is encoded by the coding sequence ATGCGGGATAAGAGAATCGACGTGGCCGTCTTGACTGTCAATCAAGATTACATGGATGCCAGCAACGCAGCTGCGGTGAAGCAGGACATTCTTCGGCAACTCGATGGACGGACGCAGGCGATTTTGGATCTGAGCCGCGTTGCGTTTGTTGATAGTGCGGGATTGAGTGGACTACTCGCCTGCCTGCAACAAGTCGCTCAAGCCGGCGGGGATTTGAAGTTGTGCGGCATCACCGACGAAGTCCGCGTGTTGTTCGATCTGATCAAGATGCAACGGCTGTTCGAGATTTTCGACAGTACCGAACAAGCCGTGCTGGCCTGCGAGGGGTAA
- a CDS encoding alpha/beta hydrolase: MPLELVRVTTNDEIYLDGALALPEAGVESSLPVDAFLLLHGTGSNFYAPGVLESFAEQAVQAGVPALRMNTRGHDAICSNPGPFGALRGGAAFESIADCRSDLHAGINELLRRGYRRVALVGHSMGGVKAIYTMAQATHPAVSHVVTLSAPRFQHAAYMAHPQAEKFRNDFEAARAFVDDGMPDRLMSITLPLPMLITARNFLEKYGPEDSYDIVKHLPQVGCPVLLLVGTESITRSPVFSNQPEEVGALTAEYPQIEFQTVKEANTNYTGLWDVPFTRVRDWLSRG, translated from the coding sequence ATGCCGTTGGAACTTGTCCGCGTAACCACAAATGATGAAATCTACCTCGACGGCGCCCTGGCGCTGCCCGAAGCCGGGGTCGAGTCTTCACTTCCCGTTGATGCGTTTCTGCTCTTGCACGGAACGGGCAGCAATTTTTATGCGCCAGGTGTGCTGGAATCATTTGCCGAGCAAGCTGTTCAGGCGGGGGTGCCGGCATTGCGGATGAATACGCGGGGGCATGATGCGATTTGTTCGAATCCGGGCCCCTTCGGGGCGCTGCGCGGCGGAGCTGCCTTTGAATCGATTGCGGATTGCCGCAGCGATCTGCATGCGGGGATTAACGAACTGCTCAGGCGAGGTTACCGGCGGGTTGCGCTGGTGGGGCATAGCATGGGGGGCGTGAAGGCGATTTATACAATGGCCCAAGCGACTCATCCGGCGGTGAGCCATGTGGTCACGCTCTCCGCGCCGCGGTTTCAGCATGCGGCGTATATGGCGCATCCGCAAGCGGAAAAATTCCGCAACGATTTTGAGGCAGCCCGTGCGTTTGTCGATGACGGCATGCCCGACCGGTTGATGTCGATCACACTTCCGCTGCCCATGCTGATCACGGCACGTAATTTCCTGGAGAAATACGGGCCGGAAGATTCCTACGACATCGTCAAGCATCTGCCGCAGGTCGGCTGTCCGGTCTTGCTGCTGGTGGGAACCGAGTCGATCACGCGCTCACCGGTCTTTAGCAATCAACCGGAAGAGGTCGGCGCGCTGACGGCGGAATATCCGCAGATCGAATTCCAAACCGTCAAAGAAGCGAACACCAATTACACGGGGCTGTGGGACGTCCCCTTTACACGGGTGCGTGATTGGTTGTCGCGGGGATAG
- a CDS encoding alpha/beta hydrolase family protein, translated as MPLRLFAVVCSWLVVVGITTTAAAQALPGTEPLTITEPLDEVMVDGIDRFALRELADSVAKRAAHWNRDYSSEAAYLKSVADNRAGFRTIIGAVDERPQPQGIELIASTTDAAVVAETDTYQILAVRWPALRGVYGEGLLLQPKSKPLARVIALPDADWTPEMFIGLEEGVDVPARSPLQLVASGCQVLIPTLISRANTFSGNPDIRMTNQTHREWIYRQAFEMGRHVIGYEVQKVMAAVDQFERMNEMENVDLPIGVLGVGEGGLLALHSGAADTRIDAVLVSGYFEAREEVWQEPIYRNVWSQLSEFGDAELAGLIAPRSLTIEAAAVPEVAGPPQPTAGRSGGAAPGAIEICTLGHVRKEVDRAAVHYNKLNATDKFFFTSSREGDGPSGTPAALGPFLKGLSIEKLNPPAAPATADRRRLFDPQTRQQRQVAQLVEFTQELSRRSSGVRDKFWSKADRSSVDSWEKTAEFYRQYVWDELIGKIPPPEMPLHPRTRQIFDTPGYTGYEVVLDVYPDVIAAGILLLPKNLKEGDKRPVVVCQHGLEGVPMDTITQEGRGFQYYSAYAHELANRGFITYSPQNPYRGKDRFRVLQRKSNPVKRSLFSYILRQHERTLEFLAGLPNVDPQRIGFYGLSYGGKTAVRVPPLLPGYALSICSADYDEWILKNTSVSDRYSYMFTGEYEMFEWNMGHVANYAELASLMAPRPFMVERGHYDGVAPDEWVAWEYAKVRRHYAELDIPEKTEIEYFKGPHSINGVGTFEFLHRHLDWPQDRK; from the coding sequence ATGCCGCTTCGCCTATTTGCCGTTGTCTGTTCTTGGCTGGTTGTCGTTGGAATTACGACGACAGCTGCTGCTCAGGCCTTACCTGGGACGGAACCGTTGACGATCACTGAGCCATTGGACGAAGTGATGGTCGATGGGATTGATCGATTTGCTCTGCGCGAACTGGCCGATTCTGTTGCGAAGCGGGCGGCCCATTGGAACCGTGATTACAGTAGTGAAGCGGCGTATCTCAAAAGTGTCGCCGATAATCGGGCCGGGTTTCGCACGATCATCGGTGCCGTCGATGAACGACCGCAACCGCAAGGGATTGAATTGATCGCCAGTACGACCGATGCGGCGGTTGTGGCCGAAACCGATACGTATCAAATTCTCGCCGTCCGCTGGCCGGCGCTGCGGGGAGTTTATGGCGAAGGCTTGCTCCTGCAACCGAAATCGAAACCGCTAGCCCGTGTGATCGCACTGCCCGATGCCGATTGGACGCCGGAAATGTTTATCGGTCTGGAAGAGGGAGTCGACGTTCCCGCACGTTCGCCGCTGCAATTGGTCGCCAGCGGTTGCCAGGTGTTGATCCCCACGCTGATCAGCCGCGCGAATACGTTTTCCGGCAATCCCGACATCCGCATGACGAATCAAACACACCGCGAATGGATCTACCGCCAGGCGTTCGAAATGGGACGGCATGTGATCGGTTATGAAGTCCAAAAAGTCATGGCGGCCGTCGATCAATTTGAGCGGATGAATGAAATGGAAAACGTCGATTTGCCGATCGGGGTATTGGGGGTCGGCGAAGGGGGTTTGCTGGCACTGCATAGCGGCGCCGCTGATACGCGGATCGATGCGGTGTTGGTGAGCGGATATTTCGAAGCTCGTGAAGAGGTGTGGCAGGAACCGATCTACCGCAACGTGTGGAGCCAGTTGAGTGAATTCGGCGATGCGGAGTTGGCCGGGTTGATTGCGCCGCGTTCCCTGACGATCGAAGCGGCGGCCGTTCCTGAAGTGGCCGGACCACCCCAGCCGACCGCAGGCCGTAGCGGCGGAGCAGCGCCGGGGGCGATTGAAATTTGTACGCTCGGGCATGTCCGCAAAGAGGTCGACCGCGCCGCCGTGCACTACAACAAGCTAAACGCGACCGACAAGTTCTTCTTCACCAGCAGCCGTGAAGGGGATGGACCCTCGGGGACCCCCGCGGCGCTGGGTCCGTTTTTGAAAGGCTTGTCGATTGAAAAACTCAATCCGCCCGCCGCACCGGCAACAGCGGATCGACGGCGGTTGTTTGATCCACAAACCCGCCAGCAGCGCCAAGTCGCGCAGCTCGTGGAGTTCACCCAGGAGTTATCGCGCCGTAGTTCCGGCGTCCGTGACAAGTTCTGGTCGAAAGCCGATCGCAGCTCTGTCGACAGTTGGGAAAAGACCGCCGAATTTTACCGGCAGTATGTCTGGGATGAGTTGATCGGAAAAATCCCACCGCCCGAGATGCCGCTTCATCCCCGAACGCGACAAATTTTCGATACCCCCGGATACACCGGTTACGAAGTCGTGCTGGATGTCTATCCCGATGTGATCGCTGCAGGGATTTTGCTGCTGCCCAAAAATCTCAAGGAGGGAGACAAACGGCCGGTTGTGGTTTGCCAACATGGCCTCGAAGGCGTGCCGATGGACACGATCACCCAGGAAGGCCGCGGATTTCAATATTACAGCGCTTATGCCCATGAACTGGCCAACCGTGGTTTCATCACGTACTCGCCGCAGAATCCCTATCGCGGCAAGGACCGATTTCGCGTACTGCAGCGCAAGTCGAATCCGGTGAAACGCTCGCTGTTCAGTTACATCCTACGGCAGCACGAACGGACACTGGAGTTTCTGGCCGGATTGCCGAACGTCGACCCGCAGCGGATTGGGTTTTATGGACTTTCGTACGGCGGTAAAACTGCCGTTCGTGTTCCGCCGCTGCTGCCGGGTTATGCATTGTCGATCTGCTCAGCGGACTACGACGAATGGATTTTGAAAAACACCAGCGTCTCGGACCGCTACAGTTACATGTTCACCGGCGAGTACGAGATGTTTGAATGGAACATGGGGCACGTCGCTAACTATGCCGAACTGGCCAGTCTCATGGCGCCGCGTCCGTTTATGGTCGAACGGGGCCATTACGACGGCGTCGCCCCGGACGAATGGGTCGCCTGGGAATACGCCAAAGTCCGGCGGCACTATGCGGAGTTGGATATTCCCGAGAAAACCGAAATCGAATACTTCAAAGGCCCGCATTCGATCAACGGTGTAGGGACGTTTGAGTTCCTGCACCGGCATTTGGATTGGCCGCAGGATCGTAAGTAA